In Drosophila pseudoobscura strain MV-25-SWS-2005 chromosome 4, UCI_Dpse_MV25, whole genome shotgun sequence, the following proteins share a genomic window:
- the LOC6903229 gene encoding uncharacterized protein, which produces MAMMDYSLSKAMRHLCTAPCPCQKCKALRRARANGGKPCRPRSPAGNGEPPSGEDPLDEDRHMNFKEQDSFGERYSTLPAGTIVPAVVDITCGHEQPANTSSYVRHSNIRDTFGVRVPEGTGDLVGPGHRLCSAELHCDESCGYGTGCNAVCTSRTQPALPVPQQVSSSVVRTEGSGFSGVEGEASGRISAFEGSGFGMPKASGGGVSDCGARAYGNSGTGTVGSICNEGSRSVSRAGASVMARAGATGSGRGQGLVEFDDAYGGSPPSNSYNNRNNNDAGIQLFRDMRINQIVTFIIEIMGVLMFFAICTISFWITLGYYVVKLFVDLKDADRWVKTAAGILVGILLISYCVTAVTNSEGGFCCRAKSRVKARSKWSLDCCPRIKGLLNYCSGKPQAVCPKAKPATCPKAKPATCPKAKPKPKPCPKCKAPSSTLMSMIWPQKVQPPPCKKPTKCWWGKCDIKGTPSPKKKCYSDRQGRSIFKSFNRYGIPCEMKQPPMWIVWLYHMVMNLLGY; this is translated from the exons ATGGCGATGATGGACTACAGCCTGAGCAAGGCCATGCGCCACTTGTGCACGGCGCCGTGTCCGTGCCAGAAGTGCAAGGCCCTCAGGAGGGCGCGGGCCAATGGCGGAAAGCCCTGCAGACCCAGAAGTCCTGCCGGCAACGGGGAACCCCCCTCGGGGGAAGATCCCCTCGACGAGGACCGGCACATGAACTTCAAAGAACAGGACTCGTTTGGGGAGCGGTACAGCACCCTGCCGGCGGGCACCATAGTGCCGGCGGTGGTCGACATCACATGCGGCCACGAGCAGCCTGCGAATACGTCTTCGTACGTGCGCCACTCCAATATCCGCGACACGTTTGGGGTTCGTGTGCCGGAGGGCACCGGCGATCTGGTGGGCCCCGGACACAGGCTCTGCAGTGCGGAGCTGCACTGCGATGAGAGCTGCGGCTACGGCACGGGCTGCAACGCCGTCTGCACCAGTCGCACGCAGCCGGCCTTACCCGTGCCACAGCAAGTGTCAAGCAGCGTGGTCCGAACCGAGGGCAGCGGCTTCAGTGGAGTCGAAGGCGAAGCCTCCGGCAGGATAAGCGCCTTCGAGGGCAGCGGCTTCGGGATGCCGAAAGCCTCCGGCGGTGGAGTAAGCGACTGCGGAGCCAGAGCCTACGGCAACAGTGGCACCGGGACTGTGGGCAGTATCTGCAATGAGGGCTCGAGAAGCGTCTCGAGAGCTGGCGCAAGCGTAATGGCAAGAGCAGGCGCCACCGGAAGTGGACGCGGTCAGGGTCTGGTAGAGTTTGACGACGCATATGGGGGATCCCCACccagcaacagctacaacaacagaaacaacaacgacgcgGGCATCCAGCTGTTTAGGGACATGCGAATCAATCAGATTGTCACCTTCATCATTGAGATCATGGGCGTGCTCAT GTTCTTTGCCATCTGCACGATCAGCTTCTGGATCACCCTGGGCTACTATGTCGTCAAGCTATTTGTGGACCTCAAGGATGCAGACAGGTGGGTGAAAACGGCGGCCGGCATCCTTGTGGGCATCCTGCTGATTTCCTATTGTGTGACGGCGGTTACGAACAGCGAGGGAGGCTTCTGCTGCCGCGCGAAGAGTCGAGTAAAGGCCAGGAGCAAGTGGAGCCTCGACTGTTGTCCCAGGATCAAGGGTTTGCTCAACTACTGCTCCGGCAAGCCCCAAGCCGTCTGCCCCAAGGCAAAGCCAGCAACATGCCCCAAGGCAAAGCCAGCAACATGCCCCAAggccaaacccaaacccaaaccatGCCCCAAGTGTAAGGCACCGTCGAGCACCCTCATGTCCATGATCTGGCCCCAAAAGGTCCAGCCACCGCCGTGCAAGAAACCCACCAAATGCTGGTGGGGCAAATGCGACATCAAAGGCACCCCCagtcccaaaaaaaaatgctaCAGCGACAGGCAAGGGCGTTCCATCTTCAAGAGCTTCAATCGGTATGGAATACCCTGCGAAATGAAGCAGCCGCCGATGTGGATCGTCTGGCTATATCATATGGTTATGAACCTGTTGGGCTACTGA